In Porites lutea chromosome 1, jaPorLute2.1, whole genome shotgun sequence, a single genomic region encodes these proteins:
- the LOC140946170 gene encoding forkhead-associated domain-containing protein 1-like, whose protein sequence is MSNFEKEEYLLMVTKVQQMNDRMERKVQLLGSYEDDLEHLRNSETVAGQKTAEATGLKMDVRNRQEETAYLRALMSRLRDDLDQQRRLNVCLKERKEELKKKKAAEKLKRKNYEIESLKKELMSADRELNETAVNLQLLRVQQSSKCRLFNKGVMWSELRAPVIIRAVVF, encoded by the exons ATGTCAAATTTCGAAAAAGAAGAGTACTTACTGATGGTCACTAAAGTTCAACAGATGAACGATCGAATGGAAAGAAAAGTCCAGCTTCTGGGTTCTTATGAAGATGACTTGGAGCATCTAAG AAATAGTGAGACAGTGGCAGGACAGAAAACGGCTGAAGCTACAGGACTTAAG ATGGATGTTCGAAATCGCCAGGAAGAGACCGCCTACCTTAGAGCATTAATGAGTAGATTAAGAGACGACCTGGATCAACAGCGGAGACTTAAtgtttgtttaaaggaaagaaag GAggaacttaaaaagaaaaaggcagcAGAGAAACTTAAGAGGAAAAATTACGAAATAGAGTCACTCAAAAAG GAACTTATGTCCGCTGACCGAGAACTGAATGAAACTGCAGTCAACTTGCAACTTCTTCGAGTCCAGCAGA GTAGCAAGTGCAGGCTCTTTAATAAAGGTGTAATGTGGTCAGAGCTGCGGGCTCCTGTTATCATTCGAGCTGTGGTattctga
- the LOC140946180 gene encoding uncharacterized protein, with product MHFVEMFDAYYGPRYVLMNHRMLLHLKKNVSDHGPLESSSLFVFEDWNGDIGNFHGTQNIANQCSNVERQHAVIEYNEVEGCFVVQDLNSAHGTYINDCRVLNAAVRLCLH from the exons ATGCACTTTGTTGAGATGTTTGATGCATACTATG GCCCAAGATATGTGTTGATGAACCATCGTATGCTGCTACACTTGAAGAAAAACGTGTCTGACCATGGGCCCCTCGAGTCTAgttcactttttgtttttgaagattGGAATGGTGACATTGGAAACTTCCATGGAACACAGAACATTGCAAACCAG tGTTCTAACGTAGAGCGGCAGCATGCTGTTATAGAATACAATGAGGTGGAGGGCTGTTTTGTGGTTCAAGATCTAAACTCAGCACATGGTACTTATATAAATGATTGTCGTGTACTGAATGCAGCTGTGAGACTTTGCCTCCATTGA